The Sinorhizobium fredii genome contains the following window.
TTCGGCTCTTCCTGGCACCAGACCATCTCCGCATGGCGGAAGCGGCTGAGTTCGTTGATGAGCGCTTTCGCCGGGAACGGATAGAGCTGCTCGACGCGCAGCAGATAGATGTCGTCGATGCCGCGCTTTTCGCGTTCCTCCAGAAGGTCGTAATAGACCTTGCCCGTGCACAGAACGACGCGGCGGATCTTCGAGTCCTTCTGCAGCTTGATAGGGCCGTCCTTGATGACTTCCGCATCGTCCCATAGCAGGCGGTGGAAGGAGCTCTCGCCGGCCATCTCGGACAGGCTGGAGATTGCCCGCTTGTGGCGCAGCAGCGACTTCGGCGTCATCAGGACCAGCGGCTTGCGGAAATCGCGCTTCACCTGGCGGCGCAGGATGTGGAAGTAGTTCGCCGGGGTGGTCACGTTGGCGACCTGCATGTTGTCTTCCGCGCAGAGCTGCAGGAAGCGCTCGAGGCGGGCCGAGGAGTGTTCCGGCCCCTGGCCTTCATAGCCGTGCGGCAGCAGGCAGACGAGGCCCGACATGCGCAGCCACTTGCGTTCGCCGGACGAGACGAACTGGTCGAAGACCACCTGCGCGCCGTTGGCGAAGTCGCCGAACTGGGCTTCCCAGAGCGTCAGCGCGTTGGGACGGGCGAGCGAATAGCCGTATTCGAAGCCGAGCACCGCCTCTTCGGAGAGCATCGAGTTGATGACCTCGTAGCGCGCCTGGCTCGGCGACAGATTGGCGAGCGGAATGTAGCGCTCTTCGGTCTCCTGGTCGTAGAGGACCGAATGGCGCTGCGAGAAGGTGCCGCGCTCGCAGTCCTGGCCCGATAGGCGGATCTTCGTACCCTCGGTGACGAGCGTCCCGAAGGCGAGCGCCTCGGCCATCGCCCAGTCGACACCCTCGCCGGTCTGGATCATGTTGGCGCGGTTTTCCATGAAGCGCTGGATGGTGCGATGCGCGTTGAACCCGGCCGGGATCTCGGAGAGCTTGCGGCCGATTTCCTTGAGCTGCTTCATCGGCACCGAGGTCCGGCCACGGCGCTGCTCATCCTGGTTGTCGGCGGTGCGCAGGCCCGACCATAAACCGTCGAGCCAGTCGGCCTTGTTCGGCTTGTAGGACTGGCCGGCCTCGAACTCCTGCTCGAGATGGGCGCGCCAGTCGGCCTTCATCTTCTCGACTTCGCCCTCGGTGATGATGCCCTGGGCGATCAGTCGCTCCGAATAGAGCTGGACGACAGTCTTGTGGGCGCGGATCGCCTTGTACATCCTCGGCTGCGTGAACGCCGGCTCGTCGCCCTCGTTGTGGCCGAAGCGGCGGTAGCAGAACATGTCGACCACCACCGGCTTGTGGAACTTCATCCGGAACTCGGTCGCCACCTTGGCGCCGTAGACGACGGCTTCCGGATCGTCGCCGTTGACGTGGAAGATCGGCGCCTCAATCATCTTCGCGACGTCCGACGGATAGGGCGAGGACCGCGAGAAGGCCGGGTTGGTGGTGAAGCCGATCTGGTTGTTGATGATGAAGTGGACGGTGCCGGCGACGCGATGGCCGCGCAGGCCGGAGAGCCCGAGGATTTCGGCAACCACGCCCTGTCCGGCGAAGGCTGCATCGCCGTGGAGCAGCAGCGGCATCACCTTGACGCGCTCGCGCAGCGGAATGATATCGCCCTCAAAGACGGTTGCCATCTGGTCCTGCTTGGCGCGCGCCTTGCCCATGACCACCGGGTTGACGATTTCGAGATGCGACGGGTTCGCCGTCAGAGACAGGTGCACCTTGTTGCCGTCGAACTCGCGGTCGGACGAAGCGCCGAGGTGATACTTGACGTCACCGGAGCCTTCCACGTCGTCGGGCGCATAGGAGCCGCCCTTGAACTCGTGGAAGATGGCGCGATGCGGCTTGGCCATGACCTGCGAGAGGACGTTCAGGCGGCCCCGATGGGCCATGCCGAGAACGATTTCCTTGAGGCCGAGCTGCCCGCCGCGCTTGATGATCTGTTCGAGCGCCGGGATCAGCGATTCACCGCCGTCGACGCCGAAGCGCTTGGTGCCCTTGTACTTGACGTCGATGAACTGCTCGAAGCCTTCCGCTTCGATGAGCTTCTGCAGGATCGCCCGCTTGCCCTCGGGCGTAAACTCGACGCCCTTGTCCGGTCCCTCGATCCGCTCCTGGATCCAGGCCTTCTCCTCGGGGTTGGACATGTGCATGAATTCGACGCCGATCGTCGAGCAATAGGTCCGCTCGAGGATCTCGACCATTTCGCGGATGGACGCGTATTCGAGGCCGAGCACGTTGTCGATGAAGATCTTGCGGTCGAGGTCCTTCTCGTCGAAACCGTAGTTCGACGGCGAAAGCTCGTTGTAGTCCTCGACCGGGGCGGCAAGGCCGAGCGGGTCGAGCTTGGCATGCAGGTGGCCGCGGGCGCGATAGGCGCGGATCATCATGATGGCGCGAACGGAATCGCGCGTCGCCTGATGGATGTCGGCAGCGCTGGCGAGGGTACCGGTCGCTGCGGCGGCTTCTTCAGCCTTCGCCTTGACCTTCTTCTCGATAGCCTTCTCGACCGTGCCCCAGTCGCCGTCGAGCGCCGAGACGAGTTCGCCATTCGCGGTGATCGGCCAGTTCTTCTTCTTCCAGGAGGCGCCCTTGGCTGCCTTCACGACGTCTTCGGGCCGGTCGGCGAGCGCCTTGAAGAAGGCCTGCCATTCAGCCGACACGGACGCGGGGTCCGCTTCGTAGCGCGCATGGAGCTGCTCGATATAGGCGGCATTGGCGCCGTCCAGAAACGAAGTGAGCTGGAATTGCTCGTTGGCCTCTTGCCTTGTCATGGTCTCACGCGGACTGTTCTGTCCGCCTCCTGACTGAGTTGGGTTGCCGGGTATCCCGGTCATTCATGTTCGTTCGGCGCGCCTGGCGCCCTTTCCTACGGCGCCGCACATCGGAAGGACGCGCCCGAACCACCGTGGCATTTCGTTACCGCATGTCCTGATCTTCAATCAGCCAAGGAAACACGCGGGCCGCAGGCTGCCCGGGCCGAATCGCCCCGACCCGGGCAGAAGTCTTCCGATCAGCCCTTGAGGACTTCGACCAGCGTCTTGCCGAGACGGGCCGGCGACGGCGACACGCGGATGCCTGCCTGCTCCATCGCAGCGATCTTGGATTCCGCATCGCCCTTGCCGCCGGAAACGACGGCGCCGGCGTGGCCCATGGTACGGCCCTTCGGCGCGGTACGGCCCGCGATGAAGCCGGCCATCGGCTTCTTGCGGCCCTTTTTGGCCTCGTCGATGAGGAACTGCGCGGCATCCTCTTCGGCCGAGCCGCCGATTTCGCCGATCATGATGATCGAGGTCGTGGCTTCGTCCGCCAGGAACATCTCGAGCACGTCGATGAACTCCGTGCCCTTGACCGGGTCGCCGCCGATGCCGACGGCCGTCGTCTGGCCGAGGCTCTCGTTGGAGGTCTGGAACACGGCTTCATAGGTCAGCGTGCCGGAGCGCGAGACGATGCCGACCGAGCCCTTGCGGAAGATCGAGCCCGGCATGATGCCGATCTTGCATTCTTCCGGCGTCAGGATGCCGGGGCAGTTCGGGCCGAGCAGGCGCGACTTGGAGCGGTCGAGGCGAGCCTTGACGCGCACCATGTCGGCAACCGGGATGCCCTCGGTAATGCAGGTGATGAACGGGATTTCCGCATCAATCGCCTCGATGATCGCGTCCGCAGCGCCTGCCGGCGGAACATAGATCACGGATGCGTCCGCACCGGTCTTTTCACGGCCTTCGGCAACCGAGGTGAAGATCGGCAGGGTTTCGCCCTTGGAGCCGGTCCAGGTTTCGCCGCCCTTCTTCGGGTGAATCCCGCCGACCATCTGCGTGCCGTAATAGGCAAGCGCCTGTTCGGTATGGAAGGTGCCGGTCTTGCCGGTCAGGCCCTGAACGAGGACCTTGGTGTTCTTATTGACGAGAATCGACATGAGGTCTGGTCCTTCAGTTAGCCGTTGATCGCAGCGACGATCTTCTTGGCAGCGTCATCCAGATCGTCGGCGGCGGTGATCGCCAGGCCGGATTCGTTCAGGATCTTCTTGCCAAGCTCGACATTCGTGCCTTCGAGACGAACGACCAGCGGAACCTTGAGGCCGACTTCCTGCACGGCCGCAACGACACCTTCAGCGATGACATCGCACTTCATGATGCCGCCGAAGATGTTGACGAGGATGCCCTCGACCTTCGGGTCGGCCGTGATGATCTTGAAGGCTGCCGCGACCTTCTCCTTGCCGGCGCCACCGCCGACGTCGCAGAAGTTCGCCGGCTCCTTGCCGTAAAGCTTGATGATGTCCATCGTCGCCATGGCGAGACCCGCGCCGTTGACCATGCAGCCGATGTTGCCGTCGAGCGCGACATAGGCGAGATCCCACTTGGAGGCCTCGATTTCCTTGGCGTCTTCTTCGGTTTCGTCGCGCAGCGCCTTGATGTCGTCGTGGCGGAACAGGGCGTTGCCGTCGAAAGAGACCTTGGCATCGAGAACGCGCATGCGGCCGTTCTTCATGACGATCAGCGGGTTGATCTCGAGCAGGCTCATGTCCTTCTCGACAAAGGCCTTGTAAAGGATCGGGAAGAGCTTTTCGGCGTCAGCCTTGGCTTCGCCTTCGAGCTTCAGGGCCGAGGTGAGCTTGGCGAGATCGGCGGCGGTGACGCCAGCTTCCGGGTTGATCGCGACGTTGACGATCTTTTCCGGCGTGTCGTGCGCAACAGCCTCGATGTCCATGCCGCCTTCCGTCGAAACGACGAAGGCGATCTGGCCGACCGAGCGGTCGACGAGCAGCGAAAGATAGAGTTCGCGATCGATGTCGGCGCCGTCCTCGATGTAGAGGCGGTTCACCTGCTTGCCGGCAGCGCCGGTCTGCGCAGTGACGAGCGTGTTGCCGATCATTTCCTTGGCATGAGCCTTGGCTTCATCGACCGAGAAGGCGAGACGCACGCCGCCCTTGGCGTCGGCGGAAAGTTCCTTGAACTTGCCCTTGCCGCGACCGCCGGCATGGATCTGGCTCTTGACCACGTAAAGCGGGCCCGGGAGCGACTTGGCAGCGGCTTCAGCCTCGTCGGCGGAGAAGATCGCGACACCTTCCGCGACCGGCGCGCCATAGCTCTTCAGGAGAGCCTTGGCCTGATACTCATGAATGTTCATGGTTGTTTTCCTGTCTGGGAGCATTGTGCGGGCAGGTGGGGCACCTACGCACCAATGCGGCAAAAACAAAGAGGAGGCCGAGCGGATCTGGATGTCCGCCCGACGTGAGGCGATTACTGCTTCAGGCTGGGCGCGATGCCGATGCAGGCTTCGCAAAGCCCGGCGACGGCGGCGACCGACTTGTCGAAGGCTTCCTTCTCGCCCTTGTTGAGGTCGATCTCGATGATGCGCTCGACGCCGCCGGCGCCAATGACCGTCGGCACGCCGACATACATGTCCTTGACGCCGTACTGGCCGGATAGATGCGCTGCGCAGGGGAGCACGCGCTTCTTGTCCTTGAGGTAGGCTTCGGCCATTTCGATCGCGGAAGCGGCCGGAGCGTAATAGGCCGAGCCGGTCTTCAGAAGGCCGACGATCTCAGCGCCGCCGTCACGGGTGCGCTGGATGATTTCTTCCAGACGGTCCTTGGTGACCCAGCCCATCTGCACGAGGTCGGTCAGCGGAATGCCGGCAACGGTCGAATAGCGGGCGAGCGGCACCATCGTGTCGCCATGGCCGCCGAGAACGAAGGCGGTGATATCCTGAACCGAAACGTTGAATTCCTGGGCAAGGAAGAGCCGGAAGCGCGAGGAGTCGAGCACGCCGGCCATGCCGACGACCTTGTTCTTCGGCAGCCCGGAGAACTTCTGCAGCGCCCAGACCATGGCGTCGAGCGGGTTGGTGATGCAGATGACGAAGGCGTTCGGAGCATATTTCTTGATGCCGGCGCCGACCTGTTCCATGACCTTCAGGTTGATGCCGAGCAGGTCGTCGCGGCTCATGCCGGGCTTGCGCGGAACGCCGGCGGTGACGATGCAGACGTCGGCACCTTCGATCGCCGCATAGTCGCTTGCGCCCGTCAGGGATGCGTCGAAACCTTCGACCGGCGAGGACTGGGCGATGTCGAGGCCCTTACCCTGGGGGATGCCGTCGGCGATATCGAACAGAACGATGTCACCCAATTCTTTCAGGCCGGCGAGATGCGCCAGCGTGCCACCAATCATCCCTGAACCAATAAGTGCGATCTTGTTGCGCGCCATGAAAGTGCTTCCTTTGTGATCCATGATCGAGGCCTGAAACGCGGCAAACGCCAAACCCTCGCGGAAAGCCCTTAAACGGCAAATGGCAAAATATCAATCCATAGTTTCTGATAGAGCAAATTCAATCGGTTAGATCAAAAAATTCTTACGTAAAGGTAAGATTGTCAGTCATCGTTACGTCATGGAAAGGCCGTGTTTTCAGTATGTTGCGCGGCATATTCCTCGCTTTGCATCTCGATCAGACGGGAAACCGTCCGGTCGAATTCGAAGCCTTCAATGCCCTTCTTGGCGATCAGCAGCCGTTCCGGTTCGGCAGCGGCGGAGGCGAAGAGACGGGCGCCCTGGTCGTAGAGCGCGTCGACGAGCATGATGAAGCGCTTCGTCTCGTTGCGCATATGCGGCCCGAGATGCGGAACGTGGTCGAGGAAGATCGTCCTGTAGTGCGAGAGGATGGCAAGATAGTCGGCCGCGCCGAGCGGCTGGGCGCAGAGATCGGCAAAGGTGAAGCGGGCACAGTCGCCGACCGCATCCGGCACGCGGATCTTCCGCCCCTTCCGGCCGATCTCCGCCGGCCCGGCGGGCGCGCCGTTGGTCGCCACATACCAGGCGCGATCCATCGCGGCTTCCGCTTCCGGTCCGAGCGGCGACAGCCAGACGGGATTTCCGTCCGTCTTGCGCAGGCGATAGTCGGTGTCCGTGTCGAGCGAAATGAGTTCCGCATGGGCCTTCAGGAGATCGATGAAAGGCAGAAACAGCCCGCGGTTGAGCCCCTCGCGATAAAGCTCGGAAGGCTCCACGTTCGAGGTCGCGACGAGCACGCAGCCCTTTGCGAAGAGTTCGCCGAAGAGGCGTCCGAGGATCATCGCATCGGCAATGTCGGTCACCGAGAATTCGTCGAAACACAGGAGCCGCGCCTCGGCAAAGAGCTCGGAAGCGACCGGCGGGATCGGATCGGCCTGCTTGGTCTCGCCGTTCTTCAGCCTCTGCCGGTGCTTGTAGATGCGCTCGTGCACATCCGCCATGAACTCGTGGAAATGGGCGCGCCGCTTGCGCTGTATCGGCACCGCGTCGAAGAACATGTCCATCAGCATGGTCTTGCCGCGGCCGACGCCGCCATGGATGTAGAGACCCTTGACAGGCGCCTGGTCCTTCTTGCGGGCCGCGAACAGCCAGCCGAGCGCGTTCGCCTTGCGCGACGGCCGGCTGGCCATGAGCTCCGCGGTCAGATGGTCGAGCCGTCTTGCGATTGCAAATTGCGCCGGGTCACGCTGCCGCTCTCCGCCCGCAACGAGCGCTTCGAGTCTGTGGAGAATACTGTCGTCAGGATTGAGCACGGTGCACCTGGATAGACCAGGGGCTGTTTTGGGAGGTGAGACTTAAGGCTGCAGGCGGAAGCCCCACCCCGACGACAGGCCGTCTCGAGGTCCGGAAAGCCGGACCGAGAATAGGTCAGCGGCTGAGGCTCACCGGCTGGCCGCCATTGGTCGAGCCGTCGAAGCGCGAATCGGCGGTCTTGTAGAGGCGGGCGATCGGATTGCCGCTGCGATCCTTGAGCACGACCTGCTTACCGGCCACTTCCCACGATCCCATCGCCGTCAGTTCGCCGGCGCAGCCGCGCGTGCCGCCGCGCGAGCCGCTGCCGAGATTGGTCAGCGTCAGGAACATGTCGCAGGAACTGCCGGCGCTCGAAACGCGCCAGTTGCCGACCATGGATTCCTTCGTCACGTCGAGGGCGTTGGTGGCGGCGGCCACCTGCGTGCCCGCGGGCGCGCCGGCCGGGGTGCCTGTCGGAGCGCTAGGGAATTGCGAGGTGCTCGTCGTCGGATCGGGCAGCTGGCCCGCCGAGACCGACGGCACCGGCTGCGCTTGCAGGGGAGCAGGCGCGGCAGAAACATCCTGGGAACCGAAGCCGCCAAAGGATGTCCGCTGGCATCCGGTCAGCGCAAGCACAATAACAAGCCCCGCCGCCGCATGAAAAACCCGCATGTCTTTACCCCCTATATTGTCCTCGAACGATG
Protein-coding sequences here:
- a CDS encoding 2-oxoglutarate dehydrogenase E1 component; translation: MTRQEANEQFQLTSFLDGANAAYIEQLHARYEADPASVSAEWQAFFKALADRPEDVVKAAKGASWKKKNWPITANGELVSALDGDWGTVEKAIEKKVKAKAEEAAAATGTLASAADIHQATRDSVRAIMMIRAYRARGHLHAKLDPLGLAAPVEDYNELSPSNYGFDEKDLDRKIFIDNVLGLEYASIREMVEILERTYCSTIGVEFMHMSNPEEKAWIQERIEGPDKGVEFTPEGKRAILQKLIEAEGFEQFIDVKYKGTKRFGVDGGESLIPALEQIIKRGGQLGLKEIVLGMAHRGRLNVLSQVMAKPHRAIFHEFKGGSYAPDDVEGSGDVKYHLGASSDREFDGNKVHLSLTANPSHLEIVNPVVMGKARAKQDQMATVFEGDIIPLRERVKVMPLLLHGDAAFAGQGVVAEILGLSGLRGHRVAGTVHFIINNQIGFTTNPAFSRSSPYPSDVAKMIEAPIFHVNGDDPEAVVYGAKVATEFRMKFHKPVVVDMFCYRRFGHNEGDEPAFTQPRMYKAIRAHKTVVQLYSERLIAQGIITEGEVEKMKADWRAHLEQEFEAGQSYKPNKADWLDGLWSGLRTADNQDEQRRGRTSVPMKQLKEIGRKLSEIPAGFNAHRTIQRFMENRANMIQTGEGVDWAMAEALAFGTLVTEGTKIRLSGQDCERGTFSQRHSVLYDQETEERYIPLANLSPSQARYEVINSMLSEEAVLGFEYGYSLARPNALTLWEAQFGDFANGAQVVFDQFVSSGERKWLRMSGLVCLLPHGYEGQGPEHSSARLERFLQLCAEDNMQVANVTTPANYFHILRRQVKRDFRKPLVLMTPKSLLRHKRAISSLSEMAGESSFHRLLWDDAEVIKDGPIKLQKDSKIRRVVLCTGKVYYDLLEEREKRGIDDIYLLRVEQLYPFPAKALINELSRFRHAEMVWCQEEPKNMGAWSFIDPYLEWVLAHIDAKYQRVRYTGRPAAASPATGLMSKHLAQLAAFLEDALGG
- the sucD gene encoding succinate--CoA ligase subunit alpha, which produces MSILVNKNTKVLVQGLTGKTGTFHTEQALAYYGTQMVGGIHPKKGGETWTGSKGETLPIFTSVAEGREKTGADASVIYVPPAGAADAIIEAIDAEIPFITCITEGIPVADMVRVKARLDRSKSRLLGPNCPGILTPEECKIGIMPGSIFRKGSVGIVSRSGTLTYEAVFQTSNESLGQTTAVGIGGDPVKGTEFIDVLEMFLADEATTSIIMIGEIGGSAEEDAAQFLIDEAKKGRKKPMAGFIAGRTAPKGRTMGHAGAVVSGGKGDAESKIAAMEQAGIRVSPSPARLGKTLVEVLKG
- the sucC gene encoding ADP-forming succinate--CoA ligase subunit beta, whose translation is MNIHEYQAKALLKSYGAPVAEGVAIFSADEAEAAAKSLPGPLYVVKSQIHAGGRGKGKFKELSADAKGGVRLAFSVDEAKAHAKEMIGNTLVTAQTGAAGKQVNRLYIEDGADIDRELYLSLLVDRSVGQIAFVVSTEGGMDIEAVAHDTPEKIVNVAINPEAGVTAADLAKLTSALKLEGEAKADAEKLFPILYKAFVEKDMSLLEINPLIVMKNGRMRVLDAKVSFDGNALFRHDDIKALRDETEEDAKEIEASKWDLAYVALDGNIGCMVNGAGLAMATMDIIKLYGKEPANFCDVGGGAGKEKVAAAFKIITADPKVEGILVNIFGGIMKCDVIAEGVVAAVQEVGLKVPLVVRLEGTNVELGKKILNESGLAITAADDLDDAAKKIVAAING
- the mdh gene encoding malate dehydrogenase — encoded protein: MARNKIALIGSGMIGGTLAHLAGLKELGDIVLFDIADGIPQGKGLDIAQSSPVEGFDASLTGASDYAAIEGADVCIVTAGVPRKPGMSRDDLLGINLKVMEQVGAGIKKYAPNAFVICITNPLDAMVWALQKFSGLPKNKVVGMAGVLDSSRFRLFLAQEFNVSVQDITAFVLGGHGDTMVPLARYSTVAGIPLTDLVQMGWVTKDRLEEIIQRTRDGGAEIVGLLKTGSAYYAPAASAIEMAEAYLKDKKRVLPCAAHLSGQYGVKDMYVGVPTVIGAGGVERIIEIDLNKGEKEAFDKSVAAVAGLCEACIGIAPSLKQ
- the zapE gene encoding cell division protein ZapE produces the protein MLNPDDSILHRLEALVAGGERQRDPAQFAIARRLDHLTAELMASRPSRKANALGWLFAARKKDQAPVKGLYIHGGVGRGKTMLMDMFFDAVPIQRKRRAHFHEFMADVHERIYKHRQRLKNGETKQADPIPPVASELFAEARLLCFDEFSVTDIADAMILGRLFGELFAKGCVLVATSNVEPSELYREGLNRGLFLPFIDLLKAHAELISLDTDTDYRLRKTDGNPVWLSPLGPEAEAAMDRAWYVATNGAPAGPAEIGRKGRKIRVPDAVGDCARFTFADLCAQPLGAADYLAILSHYRTIFLDHVPHLGPHMRNETKRFIMLVDALYDQGARLFASAAAEPERLLIAKKGIEGFEFDRTVSRLIEMQSEEYAAQHTENTAFP
- a CDS encoding protease inhibitor Inh/omp19 family protein yields the protein MRVFHAAAGLVIVLALTGCQRTSFGGFGSQDVSAAPAPLQAQPVPSVSAGQLPDPTTSTSQFPSAPTGTPAGAPAGTQVAAATNALDVTKESMVGNWRVSSAGSSCDMFLTLTNLGSGSRGGTRGCAGELTAMGSWEVAGKQVVLKDRSGNPIARLYKTADSRFDGSTNGGQPVSLSR